The Akkermansia muciniphila genome includes the window GGGCAAAATGAAGACGGCAGGAATTCACCGCCGTTCCATGCCTCCGGGAACAGCGGAACCGTGGGCTCCGTCATCTTTTACAGCGCAATATCCACGCTGTAGGCACCGTCGATCAGCACATAATCACACCCGTGCCGCCTGCACTGTTCCAGGTTATCCCTGTTTTCCCGCAGCAGCCTCCCCGCGTGCAGGAGGCGTCTTCCAGCCGCCGCTCCATCACGTTTGCATGGTTCATGATGTCATGGTAATGCCGGCGAATATAGTCCTCTGAAAAAACCAGGCACACATAACGAATCTGCTTCAGGCCAGCGGAGTCAAAATCCTTTTTCCAGTCAAACGGGATGTAGCAGCCTTCCACCACCAGATTCTGCCTGTTCTCAATCGCGGTTTTTACGATTTCCCGGATGATGTTCCAGAGGAAGGGCGTCAGCTCTTCATCGGAACTTTCAGGCGTGAGGGAACACATTCCGCTGCGTATCAACCCCATTTTTAAATGGTCAATGGATAAATAGGGATACGAGTACTTTTCCAGCACCCGCTGCGCCGCAAGCGTTTTCCCCGTATGCGAGCTGCCGCCAATCAGTAAAATCATCGGAAAGCCCTCCATGACAGGCGCCCGGAGCGCCTAAAATTCCAGTTGCTCCGCAAGCTTGACGTCGGCAAACATGCCGTTCAATCCGGCCATATAGGCATCATGCACGGTGTTCGCCGGGATGCAATTTCCCATGATCTCCAGGTCCCTAGCAGCGCAGGCGTCATAAAGCAGCGTTACCGGAATGCCGTAATCCTTCGCGGCGCGCACCGTGGTATCAATGCACATATGGGTCATCATTCCGCAAACCACCAGTTCACTCACTCCCACCGCCTGTAAAAGCTCCTGAAGGTTCGTCTGGAAAAAGCTGTTGGGGGCGTGCTTGACCACAACCGGTTCCCCTTCCATGGGGGCAATATCCGGATGGATTTCAGAGCCGGAGGTACCCGGAATGAAAAAGGCGGCGCCGGGCCGGGTATTGATATGCCGGACAAAGATAACCGGGCATTCCTTTTCCCGGAACCGGTTCAACACAGCCCTGACCCGTTCAAGGGCCTGAACGGAGCCAACCAGTTCACAACGCCCCCCCGGAAAGTAATCATTTTGAACGTCAATAATCAGTAATGCACGCATAAGTTTCTGCCTCCGCCATTATTTTGCCTCCCGGCGCTTCTCCAGTCTATTACTGAACCCCTCCGTTGTCAAATACGGGCGGGCGCGGCCCCACGCTCCAGTCTCTCCCCGCCCCGGCTCATTCCGGAAAGAAAAAATACCGCGCGGCTGGATCATTCGGTACATTCCCTGTCTTCAAAACAACGGTTTCAGGATTGTGTCCATTCAAAGGCACATCCACCGGAGCGCCTGGTCTATTGGCAAAAAGCCTCTGCCGTTCCCGGCAGAGGCTTTCGGAGGCGCCCTTGCGGGCAAGGAATAAGGCAGCCTTTACTTGCTGTAGGAGGATTCCACGCGCGCCGCTACGTCGCGGTAGCCGTATTCGGCGTCGTAAATCTGCTGGAACGCCGCCAGGGATTCTTCCTTCCGGCCCAGCTTTTCATCAAGCAGGCCGATCATGTAAAGGATTTCCTTCTTGGTGTCATTCATTTCAATCAGCTCCTTGTTGGCTTCCTCCAGCTGGCGCAGGGCCATATCATGCATGTTCTTGGCATCATAGCACTTGCCAAGCAGCAGCATGGCGCGGATGCGGATATGGGGGTTGTTGCGCGCGCGCTGGAGCTCCGGAATGGCTTCCGTATAGCTGCCGCAGTCAAAGAGGGCCTGGCCGAGTTCAAAACGCGTCTGCGGGTCCGTGGGGTTGTTTTCCACGCGCTGGCGGTACAGGGCCACCTGCTGTTCAGCGGCGTCCTTGCTGAACTGGGCCAGCTGTTCCTGAAGTTCCTTGTTGTCAGGTTCCGCGGCGGCGCGTTTGCGGATTTCCTCCACCTGGGCCTTGCGGTAGCGCTCGTTCATTTCCGAAGCCTTGTTTTCCAGGGAAATGTCATTGTTGCTGAGGCTGAACGCATAGTTGTAGAAGGAATAGGCATTTGCCCAGTCTTCCATCTGTTCATAGACGCCGGCAATGTCGCGCACGACGGCCAGATCCTGCTGGTTCTGGGCATAACGGGCGGAAAGGAGCCCCAGGCGTTCTTCCAGTTCAGCGCGGGTGAGGCCCTTCTTGTCGCTCTTGTCCAGGGCGTTCGTTTCCGCGGAGTTCTTCATCACATCCTTGAAGCTTTTGGCTTCCTCCCACTTCTGCTGCTGCATGGTAGCGCGCGCCATGCAGTCCTTTTCACTCTTCACGGCCAGGCTGTCCGTGGGGTCCAGCTTCACGATGTCATGGTACACCTCAGCCGCTTCAGCCGGCATATCACGGGAAACGTAATGGGAGGCCAGCATGTGGAGCATTTTCTTGTTGCCGGGATGGCCCTGGCGGACGGTTTCCAGCGCAAAGGCGGCCAAATCCGGGAAGTCCACGTCCATGGCGGCAGTGAACAGGGCCTCATTCACGGGAATGCTGTACGGATCATTTTCCAGTTCATCTTCCAGGGAGGAGAGCTGGGTGGCCGCATCCTTCTTGGAGGAGGTGAGCTTGCTGGTGCTCATTTTCATGCCGCTGAACAGGCCGGCCTTCTTGGCTGACGGATTCAGCTTGATTTCACAGGCGCGCAGGGCCTTGCGGCCTTCCAGAAAGCCGGGGAGCTGCTTCACCAGGGCCTTGAGCAGGCTGACGGCATAAGGGTAATTGTTCATGTCCACCGCCTGGCGGGCGCGCACCCAAAATTCGGCCTGCTGCGGGGTCAACTGATCTTCTTTAATCGTTTCAATCATGGAACTGTATAAGCGTAAATGGTGAGCAACGGAGACGCCCCAAACAGGGAGCCCCCGCATGTAATAGTTTAATGCTATCAGCAGGGGAGGCATACTTCAACCTTGTTTTTTGTTCCCGTTAGGAAAAAATACGCCGTATGAGACTGGATGCTCTTTTATCCCGCTACGGGTACTGTTCCAGGCGGGAGGCGCCGGGCTGGATCAAACGCCACTCCATCACCTTCAAGGGGGAACCATGCACCGCCCCCACGGACAAGGTGCAGCCGGACGGCATTCTGCTGGACGGGGCCCCGGTGGAATTTCCGGACGGCCTGTATGCGGCCCTTTACAAGCCGCTGGGATACACATGCAGCCATGACAGCGAGGAGGGGGACGTGATTTATGACCTGCTGCCCTTCCAGTGGAGGCACAGGAATCCCGCAGTTTCTTCCGTAGGGCGGCTGGACAAGGAAACGTCCGGCCTGCTTCTCATCACGGATGACGGGAAGTTCATTCACCGGATGACATCTCCCAAACACCATGTTCCCAAGGTTTATGAAGCCGTTACGGAAGAGGATATTCCGGCGGAGGCTGTGGAGCTGTTTGCCTCCGGCGCCTTCACGCTGGCCGGGGAGGACCGTCCCTGCGCCCCTGCCGCCCTGGAAATCCTGGAACCGCGCCGCGCCCGGCTGACGCTGACGGAAGGGAAGTACCACCAGGCGCGCCGCATGCTGGCGGCCATGGGCGCTCCCGTGGCTTCCCTGTGCCGCATTTCCATCGGCTCCCTGCGCCTGGACGAGCTAAACCTGGAGCCGGGGGAATGGACGCCCATCCGCCCGGACGCGCTGTAAGCCCCACCCCGCGCCATGTGGATACCCATTTCCGACGCTCCGATTGCCTGCTTTCCCCACTTTGAGGTGGCGGCGGAGTCCGGGGACTGGATCGTAGTGGACAAGGGGGCCCCCCTCATCGTCCATCCCTCCAACGGGAAGAAGGAACCCAACCTGCTGGAAGGCGTGGAAGCCCTGCTCAGCTATGAAATCACCAATGGAGCCGCGCTTTCCCTGGTCAACAGGCTGGACCGGGAAACCAGCGGCCTGACGCTGGTCGCCAAGAACAAGGCGGCGGCGCGCCAACTGGGCAGGGCCATGCAGCGGCGCCTGATGCACAAGGAATACCTGGCCATTGTCCGGGGATGGCCGGAATGGACGGAGACCACCTGCACCGCCCCTGTTCTGAGGCAGGGAGACGTGGCGGAAAGCCGCATCTGGGTGAAGCAGGCGGTACACCCTGCCGGGAAGGAATGCTGCACCGTTTTCCGGGTGGAACAGGCATGGAGTACTTCCCACGGGCCGCTGGCGCTGGTCCGTTGCATCCCGGAGACGGGGCGCATGCACCAGATACGCGTGCATCTGGCGCACCTGGGCCACCCCATCCTGGGAGACAAGATTTACGGCCCTTCCGAGGAATGCTACCTGGACTACATCCAGCACGGCTGGAGCTGGGAGCTGGAAGAAAAACTCATTCTGCCGCGCCATGCGCTGCACGCCTGCCGGCTGGGGTTCCCCTTTGATGAACAGATGTTCACTGCGGAAGCGCCTCTGCCGGAAGACATGCGCAGACTGCTTGATGCGGGGGGCCAGGAAGATTCCGTCAGATAACCGGAATGACCTCGTCCCGGTCAAAGCGGACCTTTGCCAGGCGGGCGTACTTGTCCGCCTCTTCATCCCGGTAACCCAGGGCCAGGGCGCAGAGCGCGTAATACGGGGTGCCCTCCAGCTTCAGAATGCGGTCATAAGCCGCGGGGTCCATCCCCTCCAGCGCGCAGGTATCCACCCGGAGATCAGCGGCGCTGCTCATCATGAAGCCCAGGGCGATGTATACCTGCCGTTCAAGCCAGGCTTTCAGCACCTCCGGAGACTTGGAGTTCACCAGTTCAAAAATGCGGGCGCGGTACTGGTCCAGGGATTCCATGGTAACGCCGCGCACTTCCACGATGCGTTCCAGATAACGCTGTACGTCTTCCGGCTTGAAATCCCTGCGGGCGCAGAAGACCACTAGGTGGGAGGCATCCGTAACCTGGGACTGGTTCCAGGACGCCTTGCGGAGCTCGGCCCGCACAGCGGGATCCTGCACGTCAAGGAACTTCCACATTTGAAGCCCAAGGGAGGAAGGGCTTAAATGCAGGGCTTCCAGGAGGGCCTCCCAGTCATCCGCCGGAATGCGGCGGTCCGGGTTGAATATCTTGGTGGCGTAACGCCATTCCAGCGTCTTGATTAATTCCTGAGCGTTCATCTTTGTTATAAGGCTTAATGGTGCAGGGCTTCCTGCGGATACCCGGCGCCGTACGACGCTCCCGTGATGGCATCCGCCATGGTTGGTCCCATATCGTCGCATCTTCCTTCTTTCCCCTCCGGAATGCAAGCCAAGGTTCCGGCACAAGAGCGGCGGCATCCCTCCTGCGGAAAAAGCTGCTTCCTGCCCGGCACACAGGGAGAAGCGCCTCAGCGGCTTGGGGCGCTTCAGTACGGGAAAAACACCCTCTTACGGAAATCAGAGGAACTTGACCGGCATATAGTCTCCGGTCTGCTGGATCGTGAAGCTGATGCCCAGGCCGAATTCATTTTTATTACCGTTCTTGCGCACGAACGCGCCCACGCCCAGATACCAGGACCCCATGTTATGGTATACGTTGTATTCCTGAATGTCCAGTTTGCCGTCCAGCAGGGAGAAACGCCACTTGCCGCTGAATGCCCAGGCTTCCGAAAAGCGCTGGAGGAGGCGCAAATCCAGCTGGCTGCTGTCTTCCAGCAGAGAGTGCTGGTTCAGATAACGGTGCCCCACCACGATTTCCGTGGAACGCCACGGCATGAAGCGCAGGGAGTTGTTATATTCATGGCAGCCGGAAATCTTATCCTTGCCCAGGATGGGGGCCTGCATTTCCGACCGGTATTCCATCCACGGGACGGGATTCCAGCGCATGAAGGAAAAGAGGTTGGAAAAATCCCGCTGGTTAACCGGGTCATACAGGTACGCATCCATGAACACGTCCCAGGAGAACCAACGGTGGGAGTTGGCGTCACGGCTGGTCATCAGCATGTTGCGCAGACCGTAACGGAATACCAGCCCCGTGGGCAGGGAATCAATTTCCGTGTACCGTCCCAGGCTCAGGGACGTCGGATTGGTGGTGGGGGTGTCTCCGTCTATCTGGGGGTAAAGCTCATTCAGGCGGTTGGTCTTTACGTACGCCAGCGTAAAGTGGGGCTGCACGATGTGGTTCATGCCGTTCAGCCCCATGGAATCACTGTACACAGAGGAATAACGGCGGGAAAATTTGAAATCCGCGTCCGTGCCCGCATAAAAAATCCCCTGGTTGAGCGGCTTGTAGTCATCCACGCCGTAATACCCCGTGTAGCCCCCGCCCAGCTTGGGCGTCACGTTCAGGAAGCCCATGATTTTCTGGGAAGCGGAAAGCTCATGGTAGGAGTGGAACCGGCTGAAACTGTCCGTCATCAACATGCGGGCCCAGTAATCATAGGAGGTGGTTCCGGGCTCCAGGTCATCCAGCATGTCCCGGATTTCCGTCCTCATGAAGGGGGGGACATATTGCTTGAGGAAGGCGAAGCTGGTGCGGCTTTCATACATGACGGGGGAACGGAAGACGGGGGACTTGATGCGTTCATAACTGAACTCCGTCCTCTGGTCCGCCATGTAAAAGTTGTTGGGAACAAAACGCTGCAGCAGGGAAAAATCATTGGTGTCATCCGTGCGGGAGAGAAGCACCGTATTGTCCGGGGAAGAATTGCGCTGGTAGATTTCCGGATAGAAGTCACGGAGCATGTACTCGTCGCTCAGCATGTTGACGTTGGCCTTCAGCCTCCAGTCCGTGCGTCCGTTTACCCGGTGGGACCACATTTGCTGGAGCGCGAACCGCCAGCGGTCCGGGTCCAGCCCTTCCCGGGATTCATCGTCCCCGGCGTTAATCTTCACCCCCTTGTCACGGGTCTTGTAAAAGGACAGCCCCGTCATGTCCGGACAATCCTTTTCCAGCAGCACGTCACGAATGTCCAGCCCGTAGGCAAAGCCGCGCCGGGTACGGTAATCCAGATGCAGGGTGCCCAGGTAATCCGCGGAAGGCATGCCGTTGTCCGACCATTTTTTACCCAGCAGGAACCCGTATTCATTCAGGAGGTAAGGCCCCCAGATGGACCGCATGCCGGGCAGCGGGAGGTAGCCCACCTCCGGGTTCAGGGAATGGCTGAGGTAGGGGAAGTAAAAGAAGGGAACGCCCCCGTAATACAGGGTCAGGTTCTTGAAGGAAAACCTGTCTTCCGGATAAACGCGTATCCTGTCCGCGGAAATCCAGGTGAGGGGATCGCTGACGTCCTCCGCCGTAACGGATGCGTCCAGGGCTTCCAGATAGGTATTGCCCGCGGCGTCCTTCCGGGATTCAAACTTCCCGCTGCGCAGGATCAGGCCTTCCATTTTAGCCTTGATGGCATCCGTGAGAAGCACCTCGTTCTTCCAGTCGAATTCCGCGGTATTGGCGCGTATCAGGCTGTTGGTCCGCGTCCTGCTGTCACTCTGGTAAATGGCCAGGTTTCCTTTCAGAAAGACCTTGTTCTGGTCCAGGTCCGCCTGGGCGTAATCCGCAAACACTTCCACTCCCGTATCCGCGACCATGTGCACGCGCGGACCTTCAAAAATGACCTTCCTGGATTTTTCCACCCTGATGGGGCCGTCATTGGTGATGGAGATATTGGATGGAATCTGCGGCATGAGAGTGCCGGAAAGCAGATTTCCCACCATCTCCTCCCGGGGTTTCTCTTCCCCGGTTTTGGCGGGTGGGGGAACGGGGGACTGCTCTGCGGGCGTTTCTGCAAACAGGGGAGCTCCGGCAATCAGAGCCGCCGCACCCCATAGCTTTGCATTCATCCCAATCATGGCTAGTCCACAGAACACTATGAGAAAGGACAAAAGACAAGCCTAATGTCATATTTCTCCGCCAGTGGAGCAGAAATTTACCGGGTCAGAACTCCGTTGGCAATGATGCCCCAGTCAGCGCTATTGCCGTCTCCGGCGTCATCTACGCGGATTTCCAGCTTCTTGCCGCCCTCCACCGCCGCCTTCACGGGAATGGAGGAACCGTCCTTGAGAACAGGGGATTCAACCAGCTTTTTACCGTCCAGATAAACGCTGAACCTGACGCTGCCGCGGGAGCCGAAGGGCAGCCCCACATCAGCGCGGAATTCCTTCCAGCGGCCATCCAGGTCATAGGAAAAGACGGCCGGGGCATGCGCCAGGATGAAATGGTCCGGTTTTCCGATCGTCCGGAAAAAGGGCACGGGCCCCAGGTCGGACGGGAAGAGGGCGTCCCACAGGGGGACGGCCCAGCCCACCTGCGCCACGGAGGGCTTGCAGTCATTCAGGCTGACGCTTGCGGTCTCTGCCGGAATCTGGGCAGGGGTGGCCTCCAGGGAGGGGTCCTGGCGCTCCAGGGCACGCTTCCAGATGGGGAGCCATTCCTTCACCTCCGGACGGGAGCCATGCTTGCGCTCCACTTCCGCCAGGGCTTTTCCGGCCTCCTTCATATTACCGCGTATCCACAGGTTCTGAACGTCTCCGAAGTAAACGGCCTGGGCCAGGGACGGAGCCTTGGCGCCCTGCGCATCCATCCACACGGGCAGCGTAATCATGCTGCGGGTGCTGTCACAGTTCAATACCGCCACCCGCATCTCAATAAAGCCGCCCTTATAGCCGGGCCGGCAGATGGTGAGGTCAAACTCTCCCTTTTCATTCAGGGAAGCCCCCACGGCATTGGAATCATAATCCGAACCGCCGGGAGGGTCCAGATGAACCACGATGCCGTAAG containing:
- a CDS encoding cysteine hydrolase family protein gives rise to the protein MRALLIIDVQNDYFPGGRCELVGSVQALERVRAVLNRFREKECPVIFVRHINTRPGAAFFIPGTSGSEIHPDIAPMEGEPVVVKHAPNSFFQTNLQELLQAVGVSELVVCGMMTHMCIDTTVRAAKDYGIPVTLLYDACAARDLEIMGNCIPANTVHDAYMAGLNGMFADVKLAEQLEF
- a CDS encoding LPS-assembly protein LptD, which produces MNAKLWGAAALIAGAPLFAETPAEQSPVPPPAKTGEEKPREEMVGNLLSGTLMPQIPSNISITNDGPIRVEKSRKVIFEGPRVHMVADTGVEVFADYAQADLDQNKVFLKGNLAIYQSDSRTRTNSLIRANTAEFDWKNEVLLTDAIKAKMEGLILRSGKFESRKDAAGNTYLEALDASVTAEDVSDPLTWISADRIRVYPEDRFSFKNLTLYYGGVPFFYFPYLSHSLNPEVGYLPLPGMRSIWGPYLLNEYGFLLGKKWSDNGMPSADYLGTLHLDYRTRRGFAYGLDIRDVLLEKDCPDMTGLSFYKTRDKGVKINAGDDESREGLDPDRWRFALQQMWSHRVNGRTDWRLKANVNMLSDEYMLRDFYPEIYQRNSSPDNTVLLSRTDDTNDFSLLQRFVPNNFYMADQRTEFSYERIKSPVFRSPVMYESRTSFAFLKQYVPPFMRTEIRDMLDDLEPGTTSYDYWARMLMTDSFSRFHSYHELSASQKIMGFLNVTPKLGGGYTGYYGVDDYKPLNQGIFYAGTDADFKFSRRYSSVYSDSMGLNGMNHIVQPHFTLAYVKTNRLNELYPQIDGDTPTTNPTSLSLGRYTEIDSLPTGLVFRYGLRNMLMTSRDANSHRWFSWDVFMDAYLYDPVNQRDFSNLFSFMRWNPVPWMEYRSEMQAPILGKDKISGCHEYNNSLRFMPWRSTEIVVGHRYLNQHSLLEDSSQLDLRLLQRFSEAWAFSGKWRFSLLDGKLDIQEYNVYHNMGSWYLGVGAFVRKNGNKNEFGLGISFTIQQTGDYMPVKFL
- a CDS encoding pseudouridine synthase codes for the protein MRLDALLSRYGYCSRREAPGWIKRHSITFKGEPCTAPTDKVQPDGILLDGAPVEFPDGLYAALYKPLGYTCSHDSEEGDVIYDLLPFQWRHRNPAVSSVGRLDKETSGLLLITDDGKFIHRMTSPKHHVPKVYEAVTEEDIPAEAVELFASGAFTLAGEDRPCAPAALEILEPRRARLTLTEGKYHQARRMLAAMGAPVASLCRISIGSLRLDELNLEPGEWTPIRPDAL
- a CDS encoding NAD(P)H-dependent oxidoreductase; protein product: MNAQELIKTLEWRYATKIFNPDRRIPADDWEALLEALHLSPSSLGLQMWKFLDVQDPAVRAELRKASWNQSQVTDASHLVVFCARRDFKPEDVQRYLERIVEVRGVTMESLDQYRARIFELVNSKSPEVLKAWLERQVYIALGFMMSSAADLRVDTCALEGMDPAAYDRILKLEGTPYYALCALALGYRDEEADKYARLAKVRFDRDEVIPVI
- a CDS encoding tetratricopeptide repeat protein, encoding MIETIKEDQLTPQQAEFWVRARQAVDMNNYPYAVSLLKALVKQLPGFLEGRKALRACEIKLNPSAKKAGLFSGMKMSTSKLTSSKKDAATQLSSLEDELENDPYSIPVNEALFTAAMDVDFPDLAAFALETVRQGHPGNKKMLHMLASHYVSRDMPAEAAEVYHDIVKLDPTDSLAVKSEKDCMARATMQQQKWEEAKSFKDVMKNSAETNALDKSDKKGLTRAELEERLGLLSARYAQNQQDLAVVRDIAGVYEQMEDWANAYSFYNYAFSLSNNDISLENKASEMNERYRKAQVEEIRKRAAAEPDNKELQEQLAQFSKDAAEQQVALYRQRVENNPTDPQTRFELGQALFDCGSYTEAIPELQRARNNPHIRIRAMLLLGKCYDAKNMHDMALRQLEEANKELIEMNDTKKEILYMIGLLDEKLGRKEESLAAFQQIYDAEYGYRDVAARVESSYSK
- a CDS encoding RluA family pseudouridine synthase is translated as MWIPISDAPIACFPHFEVAAESGDWIVVDKGAPLIVHPSNGKKEPNLLEGVEALLSYEITNGAALSLVNRLDRETSGLTLVAKNKAAARQLGRAMQRRLMHKEYLAIVRGWPEWTETTCTAPVLRQGDVAESRIWVKQAVHPAGKECCTVFRVEQAWSTSHGPLALVRCIPETGRMHQIRVHLAHLGHPILGDKIYGPSEECYLDYIQHGWSWELEEKLILPRHALHACRLGFPFDEQMFTAEAPLPEDMRRLLDAGGQEDSVR